The genomic window CAAGATTCGAGATTGGGAGGGGATTGGGCTTTGGGGTTCATGATGGCCAATAGCTAGAATCTTTGTTGACCATGGGTTTTCTGGCTGACACTTATTTTGAACATGGAGGAGTTCATGGTTGAACCGCGTCATCATATCTGGGAGCAGCTTTTCGAGCGATGCGGGCGATTCACATATAGCAAGTTGGGTGATTACggggtgatgttgggtcAAGAGTGATAGTTGGCGCGTAGGTTGCATATAACCGTGTTTTCTTTGGCACCTGGTGGTCAATAGATATCACGACGGTGCACTGTGTCGACTGCTAGGTAGATAGACGGCCGGTTGGGGAAGATTCGCGGGCcgttggatgatggatggtggcGGGCGCCGTTGGGTAGGTACCTCTCTGTTGAACGATGGGGCGGACGGATGctacccctttttttctctcacGCCTATGGGATGGAGAAACGACAGATTGTTCCGCGTCTGCATATGCAGGTACAGCTTGAGTGCTTGCAGATTTTCTATGACGTCTAACTTGGAACTATGGCATGTGCCTCGGAGGCTGTGATTCCCATGTTTTTGAGCATGCGTGATGTGGTGTGGAATCGAGGCGCTTGGACGGCGCTACCTTACGTACATGTGGCTGGGAGACTAACCCTGAAACAAACACCAGTTGTATGTAGCCTGGTGCTAGGTCGGGAGGTTGGGTATTCGGAACTGGaccggaggggagggtggttgggAAGATTTGAAGATGGTAGGGAAAACCAGAAGTTGGGTTGGTTACCAAGGGAAGATTGGGtagttgagggagaagagccGCACTGTATAACCTGCTGGGTCAGAAGAGGTGATGTTGGCGATAGAGGATGGGAGGTCGGAAGCTAGGTGGTCTTCTGCGCGCCGTGCCGCACCGTGAGATCGAGATTTCTTTGGGGATGTCGGTTTGACGAAGAGGCACCACGAAGATATGAGTTatcagaagaagagagacgTAGAAGAAGCCTTACCTGTGCTTccaggttgaggtggtgtaGGGCTGTTTCCCGGGGATCCCCGGTCCTGAATGACAGCGGGGGTGGCCCCCTGAAAGCTTGGGTACCTAGCGGCGGGTAGCGGGTGGGTCAGTGCTTGGCAGTATCGTAGGTTTCCAACTCTGAGATGTTGGTTTCTCTTCTGTTGATCTCCAAACTCAGAGGCCGTTTCTCGACGCTAGTTCTGGCTAGCATGGTGCTTCCCGACGGCCTTTTTGGCTTCACTATGGCAGCGAAAAGCCAAGATGAAGTGGCGACTGGTAGGATTGCATCGTTCGTACAGGCTGACGGCGCTAACTGATTACATGTGCACTTCTGTGGGGCTCTGCTCgtcagctcctcttcctgtgtGTCGATTCCTTCCTCCATCACATTGTCAACACACACAGAGAACCGCGGTGGCCTGGGGGCTGAAAATCTGGGGAGAGGCAAAGCTCCTttggccttttttttcttgaagaagaggagacgAGGTGATTGGGGGCTTTCTCTGGTGTACTGAACTTGGTATCGCAAGCATGGTCGTACTTGACATACTACGTACGGACGTTAACTGGAACCAAATCCAACGTTGCGCGAGATGCCCTGGTCTTGATTGATGGGCATCCTGAAGAACCTGGAAGACAAGGGGGTTTGATAAAATGGACGAGGAGCGGCGCGGTTTGTGGTTTGTGGTTGTCGTGGTTGCTGACACACTTTCCTTTTTCGATCTTAATCTCAAGAGGACCCCCTTCCAAGGCTCTGCTTACGATTTACGCCTTTTTTTCACTCCtggtttgtttcttttccttttttgaATTGCTATCGCCAATTACACTCGTTCAATTCTCTCGTTATTTTCTTGTCTTTATGTTTTGACGTGACTGCAATCGCCGGGCAGGAAATACCGCAGTGATCATGAAAGCCTCATCTTCGCCAAGACATCGAGTATAGGCGACCAAATACGGGCGACATCATTCaaaagagggaagaagagaaaaggaCACATCATGGATTCACCACGGCCGCCACTGGATCCTCGAGACGAACTGGTTCAAGGCCACGGCATCGAGCTCGCCGAACGTCTACAGTTCACTGAACATGACACCCAGCCCGGCCTTGAGGTTGCCACCCACTCCACGCTTGAAGTGGCTCCAGGCACTGGGCCAGTTCCAATCGGTTCGCCTGTCACAGGCTTTGAGGATCTCAAGACATGGGAGAAGGTAGGAAACCTATCATTGGGATACGGCAAGGTGTTCGACAGTACCAACagcccgccgccaccgccaatACCAAACTATGGTTTTGGGGGACCACCGCCGATACCCGGGACGGAAATGGTGACACCAGGGATGCATAGGCCGAGTAGGCCCGGAACAGCATACAGCAGTACGACTTCAAGAGGAGGGCCGAATGGGAGGGGCCAAGGCAGTGTTGATTCGGGTAACCCGTTTGTCGCCGGGCCATCGCTGCCACCTTTGCCAGGCGAGGGACTCGacggaagaaggaaaagagagatCATATGCGGAGTCAAACGACAGTCATTCTGGATTATCCTTGCGACTGGGATATTTCTCGCCGTGATAGCGATAGCAGCCGGTGTTGGTGTAGGAGTCTCGTTGGGAAACAAGAACTCCAAGGAAGCGTAAGttttctcctccatcctcgtTTTGTGCTGCATCAAATTAATCTTTCCTagacaaccaccaacaccatcacaatctacctcaccatcaacacccgTTCGAACCCTCCCAGTACCCCTTTTCAACGCCTCCACCGTCACGAACCCCGAGTCTACCAACAAGAGCGAGCTAATCCCCGCCGACATATCGTGCCCTGTTCAGAACCTCACTCTCTATTCTTCGCCTATGACCCCGTCAAATG from Podospora pseudoanserina strain CBS 124.78 chromosome 7 map unlocalized CBS124.78p_7.2, whole genome shotgun sequence includes these protein-coding regions:
- a CDS encoding uncharacterized protein (EggNog:ENOG503PG1Z), whose protein sequence is MDSPRPPLDPRDELVQGHGIELAERLQFTEHDTQPGLEVATHSTLEVAPGTGPVPIGSPVTGFEDLKTWEKVGNLSLGYGKVFDSTNSPPPPPIPNYGFGGPPPIPGTEMVTPGMHRPSRPGTAYSSTTSRGGPNGRGQGSVDSGNPFVAGPSLPPLPGEGLDGRRKREIICGVKRQSFWIILATGIFLAVIAIAAGVGVGVSLGNKNSKEAQPPTPSQSTSPSTPVRTLPVPLFNASTVTNPESTNKSELIPADISCPVQNLTLYSSPMTPSNDRKFLLFCGRDYNVVNGATDMYDVRVDTMAECIDSCAKQEGCVGSGWGEQGGKHVCYLKSRLGEPNLAGHWMFAVEDTEFNGGGDLPLPGGT